In Luteitalea sp. TBR-22, one genomic interval encodes:
- the xseA gene encoding exodeoxyribonuclease VII large subunit encodes MSSLFDLPFEDAPLDPEDLRPVEPARLDKPPVAPVGAERRRDEEPVVAPRPREATAAPARPVVLTVSAITQAVRGTLERDFPRVWVEGELTDCSEKGGHLYFTLKDASARLGAIMWRTDAARLRFRLANGMQVIARGRISVYVPTGRYQLYVDGIEPKGAGALQVAFEQLKKRLQAEGLFDPARKRPLPLLPRAIGVVTSLEGAALRDVIRVLRTRHAPADIVIAPTRVQGDEAGPEIARAIARIARVPNVDVLIVGRGGGSAEDLKAFNEEVVARAIAACKVPVISAVGHEVDTTIADLVADVRAATPSHAAELVVGQASAFRERIATARRQMSLLLRSRLDRQRARLLHVEQRPAFARFRDRVFDRDRQRLDLHERLVGALRLRLRDDRRRLDDLARRLDEQHPQRQLTARLRRLSALDERLAVSMRQRQAQAAAALQTHRDRLARVGLEARVAQACRRVDAHLARARQAVELSWHRGDRQLTALAGQLHALSPLGTLARGYAICWNASGTAIVRSVEQVRPGEQVQVQLPDGRLQCEVDGAAPGLPPRP; translated from the coding sequence GTGAGTTCGCTGTTCGACCTCCCGTTCGAGGATGCGCCCCTCGACCCGGAGGACCTGCGCCCCGTCGAACCGGCCAGGCTCGACAAGCCGCCCGTCGCGCCCGTCGGCGCGGAGCGACGCCGCGATGAGGAGCCGGTCGTGGCGCCACGCCCACGCGAGGCGACGGCCGCCCCGGCCCGGCCGGTTGTCCTCACGGTCAGCGCCATCACGCAGGCGGTGCGCGGCACGCTCGAGCGCGACTTCCCGCGCGTGTGGGTGGAAGGCGAACTCACCGACTGCTCGGAGAAGGGTGGACACCTCTACTTCACGCTGAAGGACGCGAGTGCCCGGCTCGGCGCGATCATGTGGCGCACCGATGCGGCACGCCTGCGGTTCCGCCTCGCCAACGGCATGCAGGTCATCGCCCGCGGCCGGATTTCGGTGTACGTGCCCACGGGGCGCTACCAGCTGTACGTGGACGGCATCGAGCCCAAGGGCGCCGGCGCCCTGCAGGTGGCCTTCGAGCAACTGAAGAAGCGCCTGCAGGCCGAGGGCCTGTTCGATCCGGCCCGCAAGCGTCCCCTGCCGCTGCTGCCGCGCGCCATCGGCGTCGTGACCTCGCTCGAGGGGGCGGCGCTGCGCGACGTGATCCGCGTGCTGCGCACCCGGCACGCGCCGGCCGACATCGTCATCGCGCCGACCCGCGTGCAAGGCGACGAGGCGGGTCCCGAGATCGCGCGGGCCATCGCCCGCATCGCCCGCGTGCCCAACGTCGACGTGTTGATCGTCGGCCGCGGCGGCGGCTCGGCCGAGGACCTCAAGGCCTTCAACGAGGAAGTGGTGGCGCGGGCCATCGCCGCGTGCAAGGTGCCGGTGATTTCGGCGGTCGGGCACGAGGTCGACACGACCATCGCGGATCTCGTCGCCGACGTGCGTGCCGCGACGCCGTCGCATGCCGCCGAACTGGTGGTGGGTCAGGCCAGCGCCTTCCGCGAGCGCATTGCGACCGCCCGCCGCCAGATGTCACTGCTGCTGCGCAGTCGCCTCGACAGGCAGCGCGCGCGCCTGCTGCACGTCGAGCAACGACCGGCCTTCGCGCGCTTCCGCGACCGGGTCTTCGACCGCGACCGCCAGCGCCTCGACCTGCACGAGCGCCTCGTCGGGGCGCTCCGCCTCCGCCTGCGCGACGACCGGCGTCGGCTCGACGACCTCGCGCGCCGCCTCGACGAACAGCATCCGCAACGCCAGCTCACGGCGCGGCTGCGCCGCCTGTCGGCGCTGGACGAGCGCCTCGCGGTGTCGATGCGGCAGCGCCAGGCGCAGGCCGCCGCCGCCCTGCAGACGCACCGTGACCGACTCGCGCGGGTCGGGCTCGAGGCGCGCGTCGCGCAGGCCTGCCGGCGCGTCGATGCGCACCTCGCACGCGCGCGGCAGGCGGTCGAGCTGTCCTGGCATCGCGGCGATCGACAGTTGACGGCCCTGGCCGGGCAACTCCACGCCCTCAGCCCGCTCGGCACGCTGGCGCGCGGCTACGCCATCTGCTGGAATGCCTCGGGCACCGCCATCGTGCGCAGCGTCGAGCAGGTGCGCCCCGGTGAGCAGGTGCAGGTGCAACTGCCCGACGGGCGACTGCAGTGCGAGGTCGACGGCGCCGCGCCCGGCCTTCCCCCACGTCCATGA
- a CDS encoding TIGR00282 family metallophosphoesterase, with protein sequence MRILFIGDIFAKVGRDLVRRAVPALVRTRGIDLVIANGENAAGGFGLTRDISKELFDTGIAVMTSGNHVWDKREILGFIDEEPRLLRPFNYPAGTPGRGSTIVTLSSGTRVAILNLMGRVFMTALDDPFSIGRAEAERLRQHADVLLVDFHAEATSEKVALGWHLDGIATAVVGTHTHVQTADAQVLPGGTAYCTDVGMTGPHDGVIGVERGPIIQRFLTGLPTRFDTASGMPRLHAVIVTADVATGAATAIERLSLTPTDIEDLR encoded by the coding sequence ATGCGCATCCTCTTCATCGGCGACATCTTCGCCAAGGTCGGTCGCGACCTCGTGCGACGCGCCGTGCCTGCCCTGGTCCGCACCCGCGGCATCGACCTGGTGATCGCCAACGGCGAGAACGCCGCGGGCGGGTTCGGACTCACGCGCGACATCTCGAAGGAACTGTTCGACACGGGCATCGCCGTGATGACCTCCGGCAACCACGTGTGGGACAAGCGCGAGATCCTCGGCTTCATCGACGAGGAGCCGCGCCTGCTGCGCCCGTTCAACTACCCGGCCGGCACGCCCGGCCGCGGGTCGACGATCGTCACGCTCTCGAGCGGCACGCGGGTCGCGATCCTGAACCTGATGGGCCGCGTGTTCATGACCGCCCTCGACGACCCCTTCTCGATCGGGCGCGCCGAGGCCGAACGCCTCCGGCAACACGCCGACGTCCTCCTGGTCGACTTCCACGCCGAGGCCACGTCGGAGAAGGTGGCGCTCGGGTGGCACCTCGACGGCATCGCCACGGCCGTCGTCGGCACGCACACGCACGTGCAGACCGCCGATGCGCAGGTGCTGCCAGGCGGCACGGCGTACTGCACCGACGTCGGCATGACCGGGCCCCACGACGGCGTGATCGGCGTCGAGCGTGGCCCGATCATCCAGCGGTTCCTCACCGGCCTGCCGACCAGGTTCGACACCGCGAGCGGCATGCCGCGACTGCACGCCGTCATCGTCACGGCCGACGTCGCGACGGGCGCCGCGACGGCCATCGAGCGCCTCAGCCTCACCCCCACCGACATCGAGGACCTCCGGTGA
- a CDS encoding Hsp20/alpha crystallin family protein — MLSFPEAAELADEVRRLFEDLQQAHDAAPGGLYAPPMDVVEREDSLEVVMDLAGVSPDDVRVLFKNNTLVIAGCKWPAGTPPARATAYHLVERSFGRFARAVRVTTTLDLANARATMSEGELRVRLPRLNAGHEFVIPIEKVV; from the coding sequence ATGCTGTCGTTTCCAGAGGCGGCCGAACTCGCCGACGAGGTTCGTCGGCTCTTCGAGGACCTGCAGCAGGCCCATGACGCCGCCCCGGGTGGCCTCTACGCGCCTCCCATGGACGTCGTCGAGCGGGAGGACTCGCTCGAGGTGGTGATGGACCTCGCCGGCGTGTCGCCCGACGATGTCCGGGTGCTGTTCAAGAACAACACGCTGGTGATTGCCGGGTGCAAGTGGCCAGCCGGCACGCCGCCGGCGCGCGCCACCGCCTACCACCTCGTCGAGCGCAGTTTCGGCCGCTTCGCGCGGGCCGTGCGCGTCACCACGACGCTCGACCTCGCCAATGCGCGGGCCACCATGAGCGAGGGCGAACTGCGCGTGCGACTGCCCCGGCTCAACGCCGGGCACGAGTTCGTGATCCCGATCGAGAAAGTCGTCTAG